The genomic DNA GCGGGCGAAGTCGTGTTCAGCACGGCCATGACGGGCTACCCCGAAAACCTCACCGACCCCTCCTTCGCGGGGCAGATTCTGGTGCTCACCTACCCGCTGGTGGGCAACTACGGCGTGCCCGGCGAAGCGCTCTACGAGTCTATTTCGCGCATCTTCGAGTCCGATAAAATTCATATTGCCGGGCTGGTGGTGAATTATTACTCCGATGAGCACAGCCACTGGAACGCCGATAAAAGCCTGGGCGACTGGCTAAAAGCGTACAACATCCCCGGCATCAGCGGGGTGGATACCCGGATGCTCACCAAAATCCTGCGCGAGAAGGGGGCCATGCTGGGCAAAATCGTGGCCGACGACCACGACCTGCCCCTGCACGACCCCAACCTGGACAACCTCGTGGCGCAAGTGAGCGCGCCCGGCGTGCAGCACTACGGCCAGGGCCAGCACAAAATCGTGCTCGTGGACTGCGGCACCAAAACCAACATCATCCGCTGCTTCCTGACCCGCGACGTGGAGCTGATTCGGGTGCCCTGGGACTACGATTTCACCACCCTCGACTACGACGGCCTCTTCCTGAGCAACGGCCCCGGCGACCCCAAAATGTGCGCCCCCACCATCGCGCACCTCCAAAAAGCCTTGCAGCAGGACAAGCCCATTTTCGGCATCTGCCTCGGCTCGCAGCTCATGGGCCTGGCGGCGGGCGGCGACACCTTCAAGCTCAAATACGGCCACCGCAGCCACAACCAGCCCGTGCGCCGCACCGGCACGCAGCGCAGCTACATCACCAGCCAAAACCACGGCTTCGCGGTCGATACCGCCACGCTCCCCGCCGAGTGGACCATGCTCTTCGAGAACCTCAACGACGGCACCTGCGAAGGCATCAAGCACCAAACCAAGCCGTTTTTCTCCACGCAGTTTCACCCCGAAGCGGCCGGCGGCCCGCAGGATACGGAGTTTCTGTTTGATGATTTTATGGGGGCGGTGAAGGCGTATAAGGCGAATAAGTAGGGGTAGGAGAATCAGAACGAGCAAAAAAGAACGTTATGCAGAGCGCAGCGAAGCATCTTGCCCGCTTCGTTGCAAACTAGTTTTGTCCACCCCTAATCAAAACTCTTCTCTCTCACATGAAATTGCTATTCATTCCGCTCGTAATGATTTTACCTTTCGTTGCAACAGCACAGACTGCAAAGAAGGTTGTTCCTAAAAAGGCAGCAGCAACACAACCAAAGGCAAGCGTTACACAAGAACCTAATTTAAAAGGAATAGGGCCATTTATAATTGGCAAATCATTCGCTTCAATTATAAATCCACTGGAAACTGAATGGAACACTGATATTCGCGTTGCTAATTCAAATATTGACATTGAGTTACAAGGTAGTGCGGAGAGCATCATTGAATTAAAGCCCGCAGCCAATGATTCAATATTTAATGCTTTATACTGCTCAGATAGTCGGGTGTTTGTATTGCCACAGTATCTCGTGCAAATAAATCGGGATGGAACAGTGAGAATGACTGTGAATTTGTATCTCACATTTTATAAAGGGGTATTAGCACGAATTTGGTCTGGCGATACTGAAACTATTCAAGAGTCATTTCAAAATTATTATCATTTCATCGATGGCATCAAAGCTCAAGCCAAAAGCGCGAATGTTGTTGCTTGTTATGACTCCCAAAGCAAAAAAAACGTAACTCTTCCCTTAACTACTACGAAAACTATAACATGGCAAAACGGCGACGTTATAGCTGTATACTATTCAGTAATTAAGTATGAAAAAGACGCAAAAAATTGTAGGCAAAGCCAAGATACTTTTTTAATAATAAAGAGTCGTCGTTTAGATGCTGAATTATTGAGTTGCGAAGCAGCAAGTAAAACCAAGCCGTAGCTGGACCTAACAAAGCGGGCAAGATGCTTCGCTGCACTCTGCATGACGTTCTTTTTTGACACGACCATTTCCAACGGTTTGCCCCCTACCCCCTTAGAATGAACAAACCCACTAAAGTCCTTATCCTCGGTTCCGGCGCGTTAAAAATCGGGGAGGCCGGCGAATTTGACTATTCCGGCTCGCAGGCGCTCAAGGCGCTGAAGGAGGAAGGCATCCGCACCATCCTCATCAACCCCAACATTGCCACCGTGCAAACCTCGGAGGGCATGGCCGACGACGTGTATTTTCTGCCCGTTACGCCCTACTTCGTGGAGCGCGTCATCGAGAAAGAGCAGCCCGACGGCATTCTGGTTGCCTTTGGGGGCCAAACGGCGCTCAATTGCGCGGTAGCGCTGTACCGGGCCGGGGTGTTTGAAAAACACCACGTGCGGGTGCTCGGCACGCCCGTGCAGAGCATTATTGACACCGAGGACCGCGATATTTTCAAGGTCAAGCTCGACCAGATTGGGGTGCTCACGGCTCGCAGCGTGGCCTGCACCACGATGGCCGAGGCCCTGGCGGCGGGCAGAATAATCGGCTTCCCCATCATCGTGCGGGCGGCGTTTGCGCTGGGTGGCCTGGGCAGCGGCTTCGCCCACAACGAGGCCGAGCTGCGGGCGCTGGCCGAAAAATCCTTCACCATTGCCGACCAGATTCTGGTGGAGGAATCCCTGAAGGGCTGGAAGGAAGTGGAGTACGAAGTGGTGCGCGATGCGTTTGATAACTGCATCACGGTCTGCAACATGGAGAACTTCGACCCCATCGGCATCCACACCGGCGAGAGCATCGTGGTGGCCCCGTCGCAGACGCTAAGCAACCGCGAGTACCACAAGCTGCGCACGATTGGCATCCAGACTATCCGGCACCTGGGCATCGTGGGCGAGTGCAATATTCAGTACGCTCTGGACCCGGTGTCCGAGGATTACCGCGTGATTGAGGTCAATGCCCGGCTGTCGCGCTCGTCGGCGCTGGCCTCCAAGGCCACGGGCTACCCGCTGGCTTTCGTGGCCGCCAAGCTGAGCCTGGGCTACTCGCTGGCCGAGCTGAAAAACAGCGTTACGCAGACGACCACGGCGTTTTTTGAGCCGGCGCTCGACTACGTGGTGGTGAAGCTGCCGCGTTGGGACCTGGGCAAGTTTTCGGGCGTGAACCGGGAGATTGGCAGCGCCATGAAGAGCGTGGGCGAGGTTATGGCCATCGGCCGCTCGTTTGAGGAAGCCATTCAGAAGGGCCTGCGGATGCTGGATACCGGCAAGCGCGGCTTCGTGGGCAACGCCCCCGAAACCCTGGATAACGAGACCATTGACCGCCTGCTGAGCGAGCCGAACGAGGAGCGCATCTTCGCCATCAACGAGGCGTTTGAGGCCGGCTATACGCTGGAGCGCGTCCACGAGCTGACCCGGATTGACCACTGGTTTTTGCAGCGCCTGGACCGTATTTTTCAGCTCGGCAAGCAGCTGACCGCGCAACGCGCTACGGGCCTGGACGGGTTGGAAACCAGCCTGTTGCGCGAAGCCAAAAAGGCCGGCTTCTCCGACCAGCAGCTGGCCGTGCAGCTGCTGGGCGCGGGCGACGTGAAGGCCGACGAGCTGCGGGTGCGGGCGCGCCGCCTGGCCCTGGGCGTGCTCCCCGTGGTGAAGCAGATTGACACGCTGGCCGCCGAGTTTCCGGCCAAAACCAACTACCTGTACCTCACCTACCACGGCACCGAAAACGACCTCGCGCCCGAAACCGAACGCTCGATTGCCGTGCTTGGCTCGGGCGTGTACCGCATCGGCTCATCGGTGGAATTCGACTGGTGCGGGGTGAACGCCGTGCAAACGGCCGCGCAGGAAGGCTACAAAACGCTCATTATCAATTATAATCCCGAAACCGTCAGCACCGACTACGACGTGAGCGACCGCCTCTACTTTGAGGAGCTGAGCTACGAGCGGGTGCTGGATATTCTGGAGTTTGAGCAGCCCACGGGCGTGATTCTGAGCACCGGCGGGCAGATTCCCAACAACCTGGCCACCCGCCTCGCCGAAGCCCACGTGCCCATCCTGGGCACCAGCGCCGCCAGCATCGACGAGGCCGAGAATCGCCACAAGTTCAGCAGCATCATGGATGAGCTGGGCATTGCGCAGCCCCGCTGGCGCGAGCTGACTTCGCTGGAAGCCATGCACGACTTCGTAGGCGAGGTGGGCTACCCGGTGCTCATCCGGCCGAGCTACGTGCTGTCGGGCGCGGCGATGAACGTGGTTTCCAATGCGTTCGAGCTGGAGAACTTCCTCCAAACCGCCGCCGATGTAAGCGCCGAATACCCGGTGGTGGTGTCGGAGTTCATTCAGGAAGCCAAGGAAATTGAGCTGGACGCGGTGGCCGACCACGGCGAAATCATCAGCTATGCCATCTCGGAGCACGTCGAGTTCGCGGGCGTGCATTCGGGTGATGCCACCATGTACTACCCCCCCCAAAAGGTGTACGTGGGCACCATCCGCAAACTCAAGAACATTGCCGAGAAAATCGCCCGCCGCTATCAAATCAGCGGCCCCTTCAACATCCAGTTTCTGGAAAAAGACGGCATCATTCGGGTCATCGAGTGCAACATCCGCGCCTCGCGCAGCTACCCCTTCGTGTCGAAGATATCGGGCAACAACCTGATTACTAAAGCCACGCAGGTGCTGCTGGGCAAAAAAGACATCGCCCGCGACGATAGCGAGCGTGTGTACGACCTACCCTTCGTGGGCGTGAAAGCCCCGCAATTCTCCTTTACCCGCCTGCCCGGTGCCGACCCGGTGCTGCGCGTGGACATGGTGAGCACCGGCGAAGTCGGCTGCCTGGGCGACACCGCCGAGGAAGCCCTGCTCAAAGCCATGCTGAGCGTAGGCTACAAAATTCCGGCGAAAACGGTGCTCATCTCGGGCGGCCCCATCAAGTCGAAAGTGGCCTTGCTGGCCGCCGTGGCGCTGCTGGTCAAAAAAGGCTACCTCATCTACGCCACCCAGGGCACCCACCGCTTCTTCGCCGAAAACAGCATCCCCAGCTCGCTCCTCTTCTGGCCCGACGACCACCAGGAACCCAACGTGCTGACGTATTTGCGCGAGAAGAAAATTGACCTGGTAATTAATATCCCCAAAAACCTGTCGAAAGGCGAATTGGATAACGACTACAAAATCCGCCGCACCGCCATTGACTTCGGGGTGCCGTTGCTGACGAATGCGCGGCTGGCGTCGGAGTTTATCCGGGCGTTTTGTTTACTGGGGATGGAGGATTTGAAGA from Hymenobacter psoromatis includes the following:
- a CDS encoding carbamoyl phosphate synthase small subunit gives rise to the protein MNQQTTLILEDGTAITGQSFGAHTSVAGEVVFSTAMTGYPENLTDPSFAGQILVLTYPLVGNYGVPGEALYESISRIFESDKIHIAGLVVNYYSDEHSHWNADKSLGDWLKAYNIPGISGVDTRMLTKILREKGAMLGKIVADDHDLPLHDPNLDNLVAQVSAPGVQHYGQGQHKIVLVDCGTKTNIIRCFLTRDVELIRVPWDYDFTTLDYDGLFLSNGPGDPKMCAPTIAHLQKALQQDKPIFGICLGSQLMGLAAGGDTFKLKYGHRSHNQPVRRTGTQRSYITSQNHGFAVDTATLPAEWTMLFENLNDGTCEGIKHQTKPFFSTQFHPEAAGGPQDTEFLFDDFMGAVKAYKANK
- a CDS encoding carbamoyl phosphate synthase large subunit; the encoded protein is MNKPTKVLILGSGALKIGEAGEFDYSGSQALKALKEEGIRTILINPNIATVQTSEGMADDVYFLPVTPYFVERVIEKEQPDGILVAFGGQTALNCAVALYRAGVFEKHHVRVLGTPVQSIIDTEDRDIFKVKLDQIGVLTARSVACTTMAEALAAGRIIGFPIIVRAAFALGGLGSGFAHNEAELRALAEKSFTIADQILVEESLKGWKEVEYEVVRDAFDNCITVCNMENFDPIGIHTGESIVVAPSQTLSNREYHKLRTIGIQTIRHLGIVGECNIQYALDPVSEDYRVIEVNARLSRSSALASKATGYPLAFVAAKLSLGYSLAELKNSVTQTTTAFFEPALDYVVVKLPRWDLGKFSGVNREIGSAMKSVGEVMAIGRSFEEAIQKGLRMLDTGKRGFVGNAPETLDNETIDRLLSEPNEERIFAINEAFEAGYTLERVHELTRIDHWFLQRLDRIFQLGKQLTAQRATGLDGLETSLLREAKKAGFSDQQLAVQLLGAGDVKADELRVRARRLALGVLPVVKQIDTLAAEFPAKTNYLYLTYHGTENDLAPETERSIAVLGSGVYRIGSSVEFDWCGVNAVQTAAQEGYKTLIINYNPETVSTDYDVSDRLYFEELSYERVLDILEFEQPTGVILSTGGQIPNNLATRLAEAHVPILGTSAASIDEAENRHKFSSIMDELGIAQPRWRELTSLEAMHDFVGEVGYPVLIRPSYVLSGAAMNVVSNAFELENFLQTAADVSAEYPVVVSEFIQEAKEIELDAVADHGEIISYAISEHVEFAGVHSGDATMYYPPQKVYVGTIRKLKNIAEKIARRYQISGPFNIQFLEKDGIIRVIECNIRASRSYPFVSKISGNNLITKATQVLLGKKDIARDDSERVYDLPFVGVKAPQFSFTRLPGADPVLRVDMVSTGEVGCLGDTAEEALLKAMLSVGYKIPAKTVLISGGPIKSKVALLAAVALLVKKGYLIYATQGTHRFFAENSIPSSLLFWPDDHQEPNVLTYLREKKIDLVINIPKNLSKGELDNDYKIRRTAIDFGVPLLTNARLASEFIRAFCLLGMEDLKIKSWGEYREMG